CAGACGATAAGCGGTGCGGTTTTTTCTGCCGACAAGGCAGGTATGACGGGCGCGATATTCATACCAATCATCTTTGAGTGAGCTAACATGAACTAATCCTTCTACTAAGGAGTCCTCGATTTGGACAAAGAAACCATAGGATTGTACCCCGGTGATTAAACCGCTAAACACCTTACCTGTGCAATCCTTCATCTTCTCTGCTTTTTTCAACCCAGCCAAGTCTTTTTCGGCATCATGGGCAATTTTTTCGCGCTCGTTAAGGTGAGTAACAAGAGAATGTAAATCGGCTTCTAAGTTAGTTTGAATGGCAGGGGGTAAGACATTCCAGTTGATGTCACCATGGCAGGAGTTACTATGGAGGTTTACTCCTTTTTTGGTGTTACTATGTCTTCTGTCTCTTCCATGCTCGAATAACGCTTTTAAGACTCTTTGGATATGTAAGTCTATGTAGCGTTGCCCTGGGGAAACACAGTGGGTATAGATGGGATAGGCTAATCCAAAATGGGGGGCAGGGTGTTGGATATATTTATCGGCTTTGAGGGAACATAGAAGCAAGTAGTTAAGGACTTTTTCGTAATCGGATTTACTAAATTCTTGGGTAAGGTGATAGTAATCGAGGGGTAATAAGTCTTCTTCGGATTCTAGTTTAAAGTCGAGTTTGAGGTTGGCTACTAATTTGAGTAAGTCTTCTAATTCATCCCAATCGGGTTTGGCTTGGGTACAATAAATGGCGGGTAAGCCTAATTCGTGCAGATGTTCAGCTACTAATTTACCTACTAAGACCATTAATTCTGTCATTAATGATAACACAGGCAATTGAGCATAAGATGCGATCGCCCCTATTCTGCCCTCATCTTTAAAATAGGAAGTAATATCATCCAAGGCAATGTCAAAACCACCTCTTTGTAACCGTTGTGCCTTTACGAGGGGACTAAGGGTGAAAAACATCTCATTGAGGAGAGGAAAAACATCTTTTAATTCGGCTTTGGTAGTACCCAAACCGATAATATTTTGCACTTCCTTATAGGTTAAACTGTGATCAACTCTAATCACACTAGGATGGATATTATATTCTATTACTTGCCCTTTATCATCAAAGGTGACAAATACGGAAATGGTTAAACGATCTTTATTGGGTACTAAAGAGCAACTTTTTTCCACCTTGGGGGGCAGCATGGGAATAATTTTATCTCCCAAATGTACCGTGGTGGCTCGTTTACGGGCTTCCCTATCCAGGTGAGTTTCCGACTCCACAAAGTGAGCGACATCGGCGATATGCACCCCCAAACACCAGTTTCCATCCTCATTCTGTTCGAGGGTGAAGGCATTTTCTACCAATAAATCTAATTCTTTGACGTTATCCTGTTCTAGGGTAATGGTTAGTTTATCTCGTAAATCAAGACGTTTTGCCAACTCTTCGTCGCCAAAATCAGCGGGAATTTCCTCCGCTTTTCTCAAAATTTTCTCAGAAAATTCGTGGGGTAAGTCATGTTTGGAGGAAACAATGTCGGTGTCAGCGGCTTCCTCAGCATCACTACCCAATACCCTCATTACCTTACCCATGGGGGGATTTTGTCCGATGGGGTATCTTAACACATTGACATGGACAAGGTGATTGACTGCTTCGGAGATGGATTCGGGTTCATCTTTCAGCTTGACTTCAAATAAGAGGCGATCGTCTAGGGGTACAGCATGGTATTCTGAATTATCCTCCACAACCCTAGCCAGTACCGAGGGATTCGCCCTTTCTGTGATCAATTTTACTTCCCCTTCAGGTGATCTTCTCCTTGTACCTTCCTTAATGATTTTAACTAAGACGCGATCGCTATTCCACGCATTACTGAGATGACTTTCCCTAATATAAATATCATCAGCATCCTCTTCATCTTGAATGGCAAAACAAAACCCTTTACTAGAACAACGTAACTTCGCCTCTACCACATCAGCCTCTGATACTCGCCGATATTTACCCTTTTCCTTTGTCACCACCCCGACTTTAACCAATACATCGAGGGCAATTTGTAATTTTTCTAGTTCTTCAGGTTCTTCACAACCTAACTTCTTTTCTAAAACCTTCCCCGCCACCAGTTTATCTTGACTGAGATGGGAAAGAATTGTAGCGATTGAAAATTCCATTTATTATAATCCTGTCAATATCTAAATAATGTTTTAGTACAATCAAATTAACTGGGCTAAATCGTAATAAAAACCATTTTTAATGAAAAGATTAAAAACCGTTTTATACAACCCACAAAAAATAAAAATCAGTCTATGAATAGTAGTATTTTTACCACATCTGTGTAAAATATTTACCCAGATTTGACAGTCAAAAATTTATCGTCGGCGTAGCATATTCATTCAGAAAAGTTTATCTTTAGTTACCTCTTTTTTAGTCAAAACTTTTGAGCCATGAGGATTTTTTTTGACTAATGTATTCTGAAAGTAACCTAGATGTTAAACATAGAAGTCGTTGGGCTTTTTTCTGAAATAGAACTCCTTAGATAAATTAATTTTTTACTGTCAAGGTACTTGCATCAGGTAAACCATTTTTGGAAAACACTGATTAATTTTCCAAAACATAAAGGTTTTTAGTTAATTATTATGGTTGATACAAAGACCCCCATAGTACTGTTTTTATTCTTAAATTAATACTATAGCCTATTTTCGGTCGTTAATAAATGGTAGTTGATTATTTTCTGGTGGACAAATGCCCACCCTACGGCTCAATGGAATTTAATGATTAATTGTTGCAAACTAACGTTTTCTTGCCATATTCATGCCACTAACATTAGAACCTGCTAACAGCCGTTGCAACTCATCAGGTTTACTACTTTTTGCCAAGCCTTCCTCCATACTAATCACCCCTGTTTTCACAAGGTTAGCAAGTGCTTGTTCCATGGTTTGCATACCCAATTTTACCCCTGTTTGAATAGATGAATAAATTTGCGGAGCCTTTGCTTCTCGGATCAAATTGGCGATCGCAGGGGTAACAATCATAATCTCCTGAGCCATAGCCCGTCCAAACTCTCCCGGTTTAGGATTGTGTTTTTTCGCCAAACATTGGGCAAATACCGCTAACAAAGAGTTGGACAACATCGCCCTGATTTGGGCTTGTTCAGCGGCAGGAAAGACATCGATAATACGGTCAATAGTACCCGCCGCCGAGCTAGTGTGTAAAGTACCGAAAACGAGGTGTCCTGTTTCCGCCGCACTAATGGCTAGGGAGATAGTTTCTAAATCTCGCATCTCACCCACCAAAATAATATCAGGATCTTCCCTTAAAGCCGCTTTTAGGGCATTGGCGAAACTCTTGGTATCTTCTCCTTTTTGTCTTTGGTGGAAAAGACTATTTACATTAGGGAAAACGTACTCAATGGGATCTTCTACCGTTAAAATATGTTCAGCACGGGTACGATTAATTAAATCTAACATCGCCGCTAGGGTAGTAGTTTTACCCGAACCCGTTTGCCCCGTCACCAAAATTAAACCCCGGGGGCGGTTGGTCATTTCTTTAATAATATCAGGGAGTCCTAGTTGATCAAAGTTAGGAATTTTAGAAGATAATGCCCTTAAACAGGCGGCATAACATCCCCTTTCCTTATAAACATTTACCCGAAAACGAGCCAACCCCTTCACTCCATAAGAACAATCCAACTCCCAGTTTTGCTCAAGAGTTTTACGTTGGGTGTTATTCAACATACTGAAAATCAGCTTTTGACATTCTTGGGGGCTTAAAGGGTCTTCTCCGATGGGGGTTAGTTTACCACTGATACGAAAGTAAACGGGGGCCCCTGCTTGGATGTGCATATCTGAGCCGCCCATTTCCACCAATTGCTCCATCAAGTCTTCTATCATTAAATCCATGGACTCTTTCTCCTCATGATTTCTTTACTCTAATATATCTATGCTTCCCTTGATTTTGATTAATTACTCATAAACATTAATATTTAACTCGAGTTCGGGATAACATTTTTAGTCTTTACAAATAAAGGTGTCAGGTATCGGGTATCAGGTGT
The sequence above is a segment of the Cyanobacterium stanieri PCC 7202 genome. Coding sequences within it:
- a CDS encoding RNAse R (PFAM: RNB domain; Ribonuclease B OB domain; S1 RNA binding domain~TIGRFAM: ribonuclease R; VacB and RNase II family 3'-5' exoribonucleases~COGs: COG0557 Exoribonuclease R~InterProIPR004476:IPR011129:IPR003029:IPR013223:IPR 001900~KEGG: cyc:PCC7424_3422 VacB and RNase II family 3'-5' exoribonuclease~PFAM: ribonuclease II; Ribonuclease B OB region domain; RNA binding S1 domain protein~SMART: Cold shock protein~SPTR: VacB and RNase II family 3'-5' exoribonuclease;~TIGRFAM: VacB and RNase II family 3'-5' exoribonuclease), yielding MEFSIATILSHLSQDKLVAGKVLEKKLGCEEPEELEKLQIALDVLVKVGVVTKEKGKYRRVSEADVVEAKLRCSSKGFCFAIQDEEDADDIYIRESHLSNAWNSDRVLVKIIKEGTRRRSPEGEVKLITERANPSVLARVVEDNSEYHAVPLDDRLLFEVKLKDEPESISEAVNHLVHVNVLRYPIGQNPPMGKVMRVLGSDAEEAADTDIVSSKHDLPHEFSEKILRKAEEIPADFGDEELAKRLDLRDKLTITLEQDNVKELDLLVENAFTLEQNEDGNWCLGVHIADVAHFVESETHLDREARKRATTVHLGDKIIPMLPPKVEKSCSLVPNKDRLTISVFVTFDDKGQVIEYNIHPSVIRVDHSLTYKEVQNIIGLGTTKAELKDVFPLLNEMFFTLSPLVKAQRLQRGGFDIALDDITSYFKDEGRIGAIASYAQLPVLSLMTELMVLVGKLVAEHLHELGLPAIYCTQAKPDWDELEDLLKLVANLKLDFKLESEEDLLPLDYYHLTQEFSKSDYEKVLNYLLLCSLKADKYIQHPAPHFGLAYPIYTHCVSPGQRYIDLHIQRVLKALFEHGRDRRHSNTKKGVNLHSNSCHGDINWNVLPPAIQTNLEADLHSLVTHLNEREKIAHDAEKDLAGLKKAEKMKDCTGKVFSGLITGVQSYGFFVQIEDSLVEGLVHVSSLKDDWYEYRARHTCLVGRKNRTAYRLGDKVEVEIKSVDYYRQQIDLVTVRGGSDAVDADFEE
- a CDS encoding twitching motility protein (PFAM: Type II/IV secretion system protein~TIGRFAM: pilus retraction protein PilT~COGs: COG2805 Tfp pilus assembly protein pilus retraction ATPase PilT~InterPro IPR006321:IPR003593:IPR001482~KEGG: cyt:cce_0419 twitching motility protein~PFAM: type II secretion system protein E~SMART: AAA ATPase~SPTR: Twitching motility protein;~TIGRFAM: twitching motility protein) gives rise to the protein MDLMIEDLMEQLVEMGGSDMHIQAGAPVYFRISGKLTPIGEDPLSPQECQKLIFSMLNNTQRKTLEQNWELDCSYGVKGLARFRVNVYKERGCYAACLRALSSKIPNFDQLGLPDIIKEMTNRPRGLILVTGQTGSGKTTTLAAMLDLINRTRAEHILTVEDPIEYVFPNVNSLFHQRQKGEDTKSFANALKAALREDPDIILVGEMRDLETISLAISAAETGHLVFGTLHTSSAAGTIDRIIDVFPAAEQAQIRAMLSNSLLAVFAQCLAKKHNPKPGEFGRAMAQEIMIVTPAIANLIREAKAPQIYSSIQTGVKLGMQTMEQALANLVKTGVISMEEGLAKSSKPDELQRLLAGSNVSGMNMARKR